A genomic segment from Neobacillus sp. YX16 encodes:
- a CDS encoding CHC2 zinc finger domain-containing protein — MSNDSIDFGFLADEVVKRVDILEEAEKQGLRFRRHGKSYFTLCPFHSERTPSFSINRNKKMFRCFACGKGGNVIVLLAALRGVSKGKVIYHYSKKLGLIGASWSRKQQQEIKQRTIQYEFKRKEESNFDEVFRFLCDQVHAYRRAMKQVKTIKDRNALQKFYQIYDQLPYYEYLLQDMSGDNGEDAQVEAYFVGEEKMDEWNSRINS; from the coding sequence ATGAGTAATGATAGCATAGATTTCGGTTTTTTAGCTGATGAAGTGGTTAAACGAGTAGATATTTTAGAAGAAGCTGAGAAACAGGGATTACGCTTTCGAAGACATGGAAAAAGCTATTTTACTCTTTGTCCATTTCATTCCGAGCGAACTCCGTCCTTTTCAATCAACCGGAACAAAAAGATGTTTCGTTGCTTTGCTTGTGGCAAAGGTGGCAATGTAATTGTATTATTAGCTGCCTTAAGAGGTGTTAGTAAAGGAAAAGTAATCTATCATTATAGTAAAAAGTTGGGGCTTATCGGAGCAAGTTGGAGCCGAAAGCAGCAGCAAGAGATAAAGCAACGTACCATTCAATACGAATTTAAGAGGAAAGAAGAAAGTAATTTTGATGAGGTCTTCCGGTTCTTATGTGACCAGGTTCATGCTTATAGAAGGGCAATGAAGCAAGTTAAAACAATTAAAGATAGAAATGCCCTTCAAAAGTTTTATCAAATATATGACCAGTTGCCTTATTACGAATATTTACTGCAAGATATGTCGGGTGATAACGGGGAAGACGCTCAGGTTGAAGCATACTTCGTAGGAGAGGAGAAAATGGATGAATGGAACTCTCGCATAAACAGTTAG
- a CDS encoding virulence-associated E family protein, which translates to MELSHKQLAKIATRREQQQQESKDEGVKDWLNQLEKSNLGTNLSTPFNVLSILQHDQLLKGKFAYNLLTQMSEIVGQVPWERLTEDKGMTDYDDSCLRNYISIQYGIKGKDIIYDAFNQVILNKKYHPVRDYLNNLKWDGIPRLDKLLIDYFGADDTELIRSQTRLTGVGAVMRIFQPGCKWDYVLTLKGDQGLGKSSFFQKLAVKSEWFSDSIDDMRGKEAKAQIQGNWIIELGEMAAVSKGDQKRTKQFISSTHDEFRPAYGRRTIRCPRQCIFVATTNDELPLKDDTGGRRWWIIDVKSKWFEKDFPLEVEQIWAEAVQVYKEMISKGIPFKLPNHLENEARKIQTQYTDMGLYAGIIEDVLQRGYYEEKDYQSGMVKKVPINETCARHVWEKVVGRHKHDFNSAHARDINAGLKSLADWECKGRLTFGEYGKQTVYRRKDR; encoded by the coding sequence ATGGAACTCTCGCATAAACAGTTAGCCAAGATTGCAACTCGAAGAGAACAACAGCAACAGGAATCTAAAGACGAAGGCGTTAAAGATTGGCTGAATCAATTGGAAAAATCCAATCTTGGCACAAATTTAAGCACCCCCTTCAATGTGTTATCAATTCTCCAACATGACCAGCTACTAAAAGGGAAATTTGCATATAATCTTTTAACTCAAATGTCAGAAATCGTTGGTCAGGTGCCTTGGGAAAGACTAACTGAGGACAAAGGCATGACAGATTATGACGATTCCTGTTTAAGGAACTATATATCTATTCAATACGGAATAAAAGGCAAGGATATTATTTATGACGCCTTCAACCAAGTAATTTTAAATAAAAAGTATCATCCTGTTAGAGACTACCTTAATAATCTAAAGTGGGACGGGATACCCCGGTTAGATAAATTGTTAATTGATTATTTTGGAGCAGATGACACCGAGTTGATCCGGTCACAAACAAGATTAACAGGTGTTGGGGCTGTAATGAGAATTTTTCAGCCAGGGTGTAAATGGGATTATGTACTGACATTGAAAGGGGATCAGGGATTAGGAAAATCATCTTTTTTTCAGAAGTTAGCTGTCAAGAGTGAATGGTTCTCGGATTCGATTGATGATATGAGGGGCAAAGAAGCTAAAGCACAAATTCAAGGAAATTGGATTATTGAGTTAGGCGAAATGGCAGCTGTGTCCAAAGGTGACCAAAAGCGAACGAAACAGTTTATTTCCTCCACCCATGATGAATTTAGACCGGCTTATGGTAGAAGGACAATCCGTTGTCCAAGGCAGTGTATCTTTGTTGCAACAACCAATGATGAATTGCCTTTAAAGGACGATACAGGTGGCAGACGCTGGTGGATTATAGATGTTAAAAGCAAATGGTTTGAAAAAGATTTTCCACTAGAAGTAGAGCAAATATGGGCAGAAGCTGTCCAGGTTTATAAAGAAATGATTAGTAAGGGTATCCCCTTCAAGTTACCAAATCATCTTGAAAATGAAGCAAGAAAAATTCAAACCCAATATACTGACATGGGTTTGTATGCTGGGATCATTGAGGACGTTCTTCAAAGGGGTTATTACGAAGAAAAAGATTACCAGTCAGGTATGGTAAAAAAAGTACCTATTAATGAAACTTGCGCCCGACATGTTTGGGAAAAGGTAGTAGGGCGACATAAACATGATTTTAATTCTGCTCATGCCAGAGATATTAATGCTGGATTGAAATCACTCGCAGATTGGGAATGCAAAGGAAGATTAACTTTCGGTGAATACGGCAAACAAACGGTTTATAGACGAAAGGACAGATAG
- a CDS encoding ERCC4 domain-containing protein, whose product MVEIKSLGFHYKFTDKELKQLLQSISVLVDTREQQNQHILKYFDSNKIPYESIKLGVADYSVKLPSCPELGIIKDIHLPIAIERKNSVNELVQTFKDRTRFENELIRSQKIRFSLLVEDQNGYENLIRGNYRSQYNAKALVGTLKSFETRYGFFTAYIPNHASGHYIYNEFYYFVRNYLKGY is encoded by the coding sequence GTGGTTGAGATAAAATCCTTAGGTTTTCATTATAAATTTACTGATAAAGAACTAAAGCAGCTTTTACAAAGTATTTCGGTTTTAGTTGATACGAGGGAACAGCAGAATCAGCATATCCTTAAATACTTCGATTCTAATAAAATTCCGTATGAATCTATTAAACTAGGGGTTGCTGATTACTCTGTAAAGCTGCCTAGTTGTCCGGAACTTGGCATAATAAAGGATATTCATTTACCAATAGCGATAGAACGGAAAAATTCTGTCAACGAATTGGTTCAGACCTTTAAAGACCGAACCAGGTTTGAGAATGAGCTGATTCGTAGTCAAAAAATTAGATTCTCTCTTTTGGTCGAGGATCAAAACGGTTATGAAAACCTTATTAGAGGAAACTATCGTAGCCAGTATAATGCAAAAGCACTTGTAGGTACACTAAAATCGTTTGAAACCCGATACGGATTCTTTACTGCATATATCCCGAACCACGCTTCTGGGCATTACATTTACAACGAGTTTTACTATTTTGTTAGAAATTATCTGAAAGGCTACTAG
- a CDS encoding terminase small subunit: MDNGLTRKQGAFVLEYIKDYNATQAAIRAGYSNRGASEIGYQLLQKTSVLEAINTLQDDIEQQLRMQFVQDAIRAREVLREILHNPNSTDRDKITAARDLLDRAGFKPVEKKELSGAGSGNPIEIMFVDPLN; encoded by the coding sequence ATGGATAATGGCTTAACCAGGAAACAAGGAGCATTCGTTCTGGAATATATAAAGGACTATAATGCCACACAGGCAGCCATACGTGCTGGATACAGTAACCGTGGAGCTTCTGAAATTGGTTATCAGCTCCTTCAGAAAACTTCAGTTTTAGAGGCGATTAATACACTGCAAGACGATATTGAGCAGCAGTTAAGAATGCAATTTGTTCAAGACGCAATTCGGGCAAGAGAAGTTCTGAGAGAAATATTGCATAATCCGAACAGTACAGACCGGGACAAAATTACAGCTGCTCGTGATTTATTGGACAGAGCCGGATTTAAACCGGTTGAGAAAAAAGAGTTAAGTGGCGCCGGTTCGGGGAATCCTATTGAAATAATGTTTGTTGACCCTTTAAATTGA
- a CDS encoding tyrosine-type recombinase/integrase translates to MGRTFIAQRGQTKSTNDRQLRHDRQTLEVRYSIENAIEIFIHAKEAEGLRQSTIKGYHDTVRYFRDWLSPDIEFIDEIKSTMIRNYINYLKNDRLPYQGDEQREKTKKGLSVFTINIRLRNLKAIFRFLVEEGILNRNPTSNIPLVKDDEHEEVQGLTDTEIDMILDSYDDKLFAQWRDKTLVLLLLDTGLRINEAMSLTEEHVDFQHNTLIVPSEIAKNRKQREIPISREISKRLKQLAAETEQYFGEGSRIFMNAYGDDFTADAFRKRLNRLKQKLNIPKLHPHMFRHTFARNYILNGGDVFTLQKILDHADIQTTRKYIQMDSEHLKQQHNKFSPVRRLFNHKGKRL, encoded by the coding sequence ATGGGACGTACATTTATTGCGCAACGAGGACAAACAAAATCGACCAATGACCGACAGTTACGTCATGACCGACAGACACTTGAAGTCCGATATTCTATAGAAAATGCTATAGAAATCTTTATTCATGCAAAGGAAGCAGAGGGGCTTCGGCAAAGTACAATCAAGGGTTATCATGATACTGTTCGTTATTTCCGGGATTGGTTAAGTCCCGACATTGAATTTATTGATGAGATTAAAAGCACCATGATACGTAATTATATAAACTATTTAAAGAATGACAGATTACCTTATCAAGGTGACGAACAACGAGAGAAAACTAAAAAAGGATTATCTGTATTTACCATTAATATTCGGTTGCGCAATTTGAAAGCGATTTTCCGATTTTTAGTAGAAGAAGGTATCCTAAACAGAAATCCAACTAGTAATATTCCTTTGGTTAAAGATGATGAACATGAAGAAGTTCAAGGGTTAACAGACACAGAAATTGATATGATTCTAGATTCATATGATGATAAATTATTTGCTCAGTGGCGAGATAAAACGTTAGTGCTGTTATTGCTAGACACAGGTTTAAGAATTAACGAAGCCATGTCGCTTACTGAGGAACATGTTGATTTTCAACATAACACCCTTATTGTTCCCTCAGAAATCGCTAAAAATAGAAAACAGAGAGAAATACCAATTAGCCGTGAAATATCTAAAAGGTTGAAACAATTAGCTGCTGAAACTGAACAATATTTTGGAGAAGGTTCACGGATCTTTATGAACGCCTACGGGGATGATTTTACTGCAGACGCCTTTAGAAAAAGATTAAATCGACTTAAGCAGAAATTGAACATTCCAAAGCTACACCCTCATATGTTTCGTCATACATTTGCTCGAAATTACATTCTAAATGGTGGAGATGTATTCACGCTTCAGAAAATTCTTGACCATGCTGACATTCAAACGACAAGGAAGTACATCCAAATGGATTCTGAACATCTTAAGCAACAGCACAATAAATTCTCGCCTGTTAGAAGGTTATTTAATCATAAAGGTAAAAGGTTGTAA
- a CDS encoding TIGR02206 family membrane protein, producing the protein MMGLFGGNVQEYNFEMFSVSHFVIIALLILGSFFIFINRDKLRNKKWRKAEVGVGISLIVIEVSYHLWMVINDMWDVSHAIPLELCSISLILSVLILLTRKKVIYEILLFTALLGASQAIFTPLLNFDFPHFRFFHFFYTHVMIIWVVFYFTWVQGYRPTIWSVVKLFVFLNILMPIIMLINKAVDGNYMFLSHKPNSASLLNLLGPYPWYILSMEFLLITLSLIVWLVFRKRR; encoded by the coding sequence ATGATGGGCTTGTTTGGAGGAAATGTTCAGGAATATAATTTCGAAATGTTTTCTGTCAGCCATTTTGTAATTATAGCCCTTCTTATTCTGGGTTCGTTTTTTATATTCATAAACAGGGATAAGCTTAGGAACAAAAAATGGAGAAAAGCAGAGGTTGGAGTAGGAATTTCATTAATCGTGATAGAGGTTAGTTACCATCTTTGGATGGTTATAAATGATATGTGGGATGTCAGTCATGCAATTCCATTAGAATTGTGCAGTATCAGCCTTATATTATCGGTACTAATATTGTTAACGAGAAAAAAAGTTATTTATGAAATTTTATTATTTACAGCCTTGTTGGGTGCTTCTCAGGCGATCTTTACCCCATTGTTAAATTTTGATTTCCCGCATTTTCGCTTTTTCCACTTCTTTTATACTCATGTAATGATAATCTGGGTTGTCTTCTATTTTACTTGGGTACAAGGCTACAGACCTACCATATGGTCCGTTGTAAAACTCTTTGTCTTTTTAAATATCTTGATGCCGATCATTATGCTAATTAATAAGGCTGTCGATGGAAATTATATGTTTTTGAGCCATAAACCCAATAGCGCCAGCCTATTAAACCTTCTTGGTCCCTACCCATGGTATATCTTATCAATGGAGTTTTTATTAATTACCCTTAGTCTGATTGTCTGGTTAGTTTTCAGAAAAAGGCGATAA
- the mutS gene encoding DNA mismatch repair protein MutS has translation MAGYTPMIQQYLTVKADYQDAFLFFRLGDFYEMFFEDAIKASQELEITLTSREGGSEDRIPMCGVPYHSAPNYIEQLISKGHKVAICEQMEDAKQTKGMVRREVVQLITPGTVMEGKSLSDKENNYIASISCFDDGTFGFAYTDLSTGESKVTQLSSNFDEVLNELAVLSSKEVVVANDFEAELQKKMRERDVLAISFEDSSSVDINFSHLLDNLNQDKLKQSAARLFHYLYRSQKRSLDHLQPVTTYQIHQYMKIDYYSKRNLELTETIRSKGKKGSLLWLLDETMTAMGGRALKTWIDRPLISRTDIEHRQTIVEVLMNKYFERQELREKLTEVYDLERLAGRVAFGNVNARDLVQLKRSLMQIPFLKQILFGMEHEEVNKIAQSLDPCEEVTDLLEQAIVENPPLSLKEGNMIRDGYNEQLDQYRYASRNGKTWIAQLEREEREKTGIKSLKIGYNRVFGYYIEVTRANLHLLTEGQYERKQTLSNAERFITPELKEKEDLILQAEEKSGELEYQLFTEIREIVKEHIPRLQAAAKAVSELDVLQCFAQVSEERRYVKPEFSTEGKVVLKKGRHPVVEKVLNAQEYVANDCFMDHEREVLLITGPNMSGKSTYMRQIALTAILAQIGCYVPADEAVLPIFDQVFTRIGAADDLISGQSTFMVEMLEARNALTNATQNSLILFDEIGRGTSTYDGMALAQAIIEYIHKHIGAKTLFSTHYHELTVLEDELEKLKNIHVSAIEHNGKLVFLHKIKEGPTDKSYGIHVAQLAELPKELIQRANEILSALEKPDLKSVSVKTEVKENKEQLAQLSFFDEVKEPKKQELSTKEKKVLDKMKELDLLDITPLQAINLLYELQKKLKG, from the coding sequence ATGGCTGGTTATACGCCGATGATACAGCAATACTTAACCGTTAAGGCAGATTATCAAGATGCCTTTTTATTTTTTCGCCTAGGCGATTTTTATGAAATGTTTTTCGAGGATGCGATTAAAGCATCACAAGAATTAGAGATAACCTTAACAAGTCGCGAAGGCGGCAGTGAGGACAGAATTCCAATGTGCGGGGTTCCTTATCATTCTGCCCCTAACTATATTGAACAGCTCATTTCAAAAGGCCATAAAGTGGCTATTTGCGAGCAAATGGAAGACGCCAAACAAACCAAAGGCATGGTTAGACGGGAAGTTGTCCAGCTTATTACACCTGGTACCGTAATGGAAGGTAAGTCGTTATCAGATAAAGAAAATAACTATATTGCATCCATTTCCTGTTTTGACGATGGAACATTTGGATTTGCTTATACAGATCTCTCAACAGGTGAAAGCAAGGTAACCCAGCTCTCGTCCAACTTTGATGAAGTTTTAAATGAACTAGCCGTATTAAGCTCTAAGGAAGTAGTTGTCGCAAACGACTTCGAAGCTGAATTGCAGAAGAAAATGCGTGAACGTGATGTGCTCGCCATTTCATTCGAAGATAGTAGTTCAGTAGATATAAATTTTTCACATCTGCTAGACAATCTCAATCAAGATAAACTAAAACAAAGTGCAGCAAGGCTGTTTCATTATTTATATCGTTCACAAAAGAGAAGTCTTGATCACCTCCAACCGGTGACCACCTATCAAATTCATCAATATATGAAAATTGATTACTACTCTAAACGGAATCTTGAATTAACGGAAACGATCCGTTCAAAAGGGAAAAAAGGCTCTCTACTTTGGCTGCTTGATGAAACGATGACCGCAATGGGCGGCAGAGCGCTGAAAACCTGGATTGACCGTCCTTTAATTTCTCGTACGGACATCGAGCACCGTCAAACCATTGTAGAGGTTTTGATGAACAAATATTTTGAACGCCAGGAGCTTCGCGAAAAGTTGACTGAAGTATATGATCTGGAAAGGCTTGCTGGTCGTGTTGCTTTTGGCAACGTAAATGCCCGTGACCTTGTCCAATTAAAACGATCATTAATGCAGATTCCTTTCTTAAAACAAATTCTCTTTGGCATGGAGCATGAAGAAGTAAATAAAATTGCACAATCGCTTGATCCCTGCGAGGAAGTCACTGACCTTTTAGAACAAGCAATTGTTGAGAATCCACCGCTTTCTTTAAAAGAAGGAAATATGATTCGTGACGGATACAATGAACAGTTAGATCAATACCGATATGCAAGCCGTAACGGGAAAACATGGATTGCTCAACTTGAGCGTGAAGAGCGCGAAAAGACGGGGATTAAGTCCTTGAAAATCGGCTATAACCGTGTATTTGGCTATTATATAGAAGTAACTAGAGCAAACCTGCATCTTTTAACAGAAGGGCAATATGAGCGAAAGCAGACTTTATCAAATGCGGAACGTTTTATTACTCCAGAATTAAAAGAAAAAGAAGATTTAATTTTACAAGCAGAGGAAAAAAGTGGAGAACTTGAGTATCAGCTTTTTACTGAAATTCGCGAGATTGTAAAAGAACATATCCCACGCCTGCAGGCTGCAGCAAAAGCGGTTAGTGAGTTAGACGTACTCCAATGCTTTGCACAGGTGAGTGAAGAGCGTCGTTATGTCAAACCGGAATTTTCTACAGAAGGCAAAGTGGTCCTTAAGAAAGGCAGACATCCCGTAGTTGAAAAAGTTCTTAATGCACAGGAATATGTAGCGAATGACTGCTTTATGGATCATGAGCGTGAGGTTCTGCTTATCACAGGTCCAAACATGAGTGGTAAAAGTACGTACATGCGCCAAATTGCATTAACCGCCATTTTAGCTCAAATCGGATGTTATGTGCCAGCTGATGAAGCCGTGCTGCCAATTTTTGATCAAGTATTTACTAGAATTGGGGCAGCGGATGATTTGATTTCTGGTCAAAGTACGTTTATGGTCGAAATGCTTGAAGCCAGAAATGCACTAACCAATGCAACCCAGAACAGTCTCATATTATTTGATGAAATTGGCCGTGGGACCTCGACCTATGATGGTATGGCTCTCGCTCAGGCAATTATTGAATACATCCATAAGCATATTGGTGCGAAGACTCTATTCTCAACTCATTATCATGAATTAACGGTTCTTGAAGACGAGCTTGAGAAATTAAAGAACATCCATGTTAGTGCGATTGAGCATAATGGAAAGCTTGTCTTTCTTCATAAAATCAAAGAAGGCCCAACAGATAAGAGCTATGGTATTCATGTTGCACAGTTAGCAGAACTTCCTAAGGAATTAATTCAACGAGCGAATGAAATTTTATCAGCACTTGAAAAACCTGATTTAAAATCTGTTTCTGTTAAAACGGAAGTGAAGGAAAATAAGGAACAGCTTGCACAGTTGTCATTCTTTGATGAAGTCAAAGAACCAAAGAAACAAGAATTATCTACGAAAGAAAAGAAAGTTTTAGATAAAATGAAAGAACTTGATTTGCTAGATATAACACCGCTTCAAGCGATAAATCTGTTGTATGAACTTCAGAAAAAGTTAAAAGGCTAA
- the mutL gene encoding DNA mismatch repair endonuclease MutL encodes MGKIIQLDDALSNKIAAGEVVERPASVVKELVENAIDAGSTVIEIEVEEAGLAKIRITDNGNGIEEEDVLLAFQRHATSKIKNENDLFRIKTLGFRGEALPSIASVSRLEMKTSTGEGAGNRVVIEGGKVEVFEKSSSRRGTDLTITDLFFNTPARLKYMKTIHTELGNITDVVNRLALSHPEVAFRLIHNERKLLQTNGNGDVRQVLASIYGMAIAKQLVPISGESLDYKISGYASMPEVTRASRNYISTMINGRFIKNYALAKAIQEGYHTLLPIGRFPIVLLNIEMDPLLVDVNVHPSKMEVRISKEAELYELVTYIIKNAFKSKILIPTAYTQEKKEIAKSEQTTLILDERTNPVLERKEIKWDSSFVSNTIQETVPALEVKVEPWIPKEVEEEITIPSSWEYTPPPEMESNETEVETESSADADQMESRIPRLYPIGQMHGTYIFAQNENGLYIIDQHAAQERLKYEYFREKVGQVHAELQELLVPITLDYSTDEYLKINENRMELEKVGVFLEEFGMNSYIVRSHPQWLPKGEEKQIIEDMIEQLLSMKKVDIKKLREEAAIMMSCKASIKANRHLRNDEIQALLDDLRKASDPFTCPHGRPIIVHYSSYEMEKMFKRVM; translated from the coding sequence ATGGGTAAGATTATCCAATTAGATGATGCACTATCCAATAAAATTGCAGCAGGAGAGGTAGTAGAACGTCCAGCCTCTGTTGTTAAAGAGTTAGTGGAGAATGCAATTGACGCGGGCAGTACGGTAATTGAAATTGAAGTAGAAGAAGCAGGTCTTGCGAAAATTCGAATCACGGATAATGGAAATGGAATCGAAGAAGAAGACGTCTTACTCGCCTTCCAACGTCATGCGACTAGTAAAATTAAAAATGAAAATGACTTGTTTCGTATCAAGACTCTCGGTTTTCGCGGGGAAGCTCTGCCCAGTATCGCATCCGTTTCAAGGCTGGAGATGAAGACCTCAACTGGTGAGGGTGCAGGTAATCGAGTTGTCATTGAAGGTGGAAAGGTTGAAGTTTTTGAAAAATCTTCGAGCAGGCGCGGGACGGATTTAACGATAACCGATTTGTTTTTTAACACACCGGCACGCTTAAAGTATATGAAAACCATTCATACAGAGCTTGGAAATATTACCGATGTTGTGAACCGACTGGCGCTCTCGCATCCAGAGGTAGCCTTTCGCTTAATTCATAACGAACGTAAACTGCTGCAAACGAACGGTAATGGTGATGTTCGCCAAGTGCTGGCGTCTATCTATGGTATGGCGATTGCCAAACAGCTTGTGCCGATTTCCGGGGAATCGCTTGATTACAAGATTAGTGGATATGCCTCGATGCCTGAGGTAACGAGAGCATCTAGAAACTATATTTCTACGATGATCAATGGTCGGTTTATAAAAAATTATGCATTAGCCAAGGCGATTCAGGAAGGGTACCATACCTTGCTTCCTATCGGCAGGTTTCCGATTGTTCTCCTTAATATTGAGATGGACCCATTATTGGTGGATGTCAATGTGCATCCATCTAAAATGGAGGTTCGGATCAGTAAAGAAGCTGAACTGTATGAATTGGTTACCTACATCATCAAAAATGCATTTAAATCGAAGATCTTGATTCCAACTGCTTATACCCAAGAGAAAAAAGAGATAGCTAAGTCTGAGCAAACTACATTGATTCTTGATGAAAGAACCAATCCAGTTCTCGAGAGAAAAGAAATAAAATGGGATTCTTCTTTTGTGTCAAACACCATTCAGGAAACGGTACCAGCTCTTGAGGTGAAAGTGGAACCATGGATTCCTAAAGAGGTTGAAGAAGAGATAACCATACCAAGTAGTTGGGAATATACTCCACCACCAGAGATGGAGTCAAATGAAACAGAAGTAGAAACAGAATCAAGTGCGGATGCGGATCAAATGGAAAGCCGGATTCCAAGGTTATACCCCATTGGTCAAATGCACGGTACGTATATCTTTGCACAAAATGAAAATGGGTTATATATTATTGATCAGCATGCGGCACAGGAACGATTGAAGTATGAGTATTTTCGTGAAAAAGTAGGTCAAGTTCATGCGGAGTTGCAGGAATTACTTGTTCCAATCACGCTAGATTATTCTACTGATGAATATTTGAAGATAAATGAAAACCGTATGGAATTAGAAAAGGTTGGAGTTTTCCTTGAGGAATTTGGAATGAACAGCTATATCGTACGCTCGCATCCACAGTGGTTGCCAAAAGGAGAAGAGAAGCAAATTATTGAAGATATGATAGAGCAGCTTCTTTCGATGAAAAAAGTCGATATTAAAAAGCTGCGAGAAGAAGCGGCGATTATGATGAGTTGTAAAGCTTCGATTAAAGCAAACCGTCATTTACGCAATGATGAAATCCAGGCATTACTAGATGACTTACGAAAAGCTTCAGATCCGTTTACCTGCCCGCATGGAAGACCCATTATTGTTCATTATTCGTCTTATGAGATGGAGAAAATGTTTAAACGAGTTATGTAG
- the acpP gene encoding acyl carrier protein, with protein sequence MTIFEKLKPIIADQLSVKMEIIKLESSFKDDLEADSLDMVDLTMEIEDEFAIEISDKVAETLQTVGDVVKYIENAR encoded by the coding sequence ATGACGATATTTGAAAAATTAAAGCCTATTATTGCAGATCAATTAAGTGTCAAAATGGAGATTATCAAACTGGAATCATCTTTTAAGGATGACTTGGAAGCTGATTCGCTTGATATGGTTGACTTAACGATGGAAATTGAAGATGAATTTGCGATCGAAATTAGTGACAAAGTGGCAGAGACGCTTCAAACAGTCGGTGATGTCGTAAAATATATTGAAAATGCTCGTTAA
- the mreBH gene encoding rod-share determining protein MreBH: MLSNFEIGIDLGTANILVYSKNKGIAVNEPSVVAIDTETKKVVAFGMEAKEMIGKTPEKIMAIRPLKDGVIADYDLTTELLKHIMRKASKKMGFALRKPNVVICTPSGSTSVERRAIQDAVRNAGAKKIQLIEEPVAAAIGAGMPVDEPVANVVVDIGGGNTEVAIISFGGVVSCHSIKIGGDRLDEEIIQYVRKEYNVLIGDRTAENVKMEIGYALVDHEELHMEVRGRDLVTGLPKTVTLSSYEIRNALKESLSHILEAIRATLEDCPAELSGDIVDRGVILTGGGALMKGMEEWLSKEIFVPVQLAENPLESVAIGTGQALKYMHKLPAAVR; this comes from the coding sequence ATGTTATCAAACTTTGAGATTGGAATCGACTTAGGAACAGCAAATATATTAGTCTATAGTAAAAATAAAGGAATCGCAGTTAATGAGCCTTCTGTGGTGGCCATTGATACAGAAACAAAAAAGGTTGTAGCATTTGGCATGGAAGCAAAAGAAATGATTGGAAAAACGCCTGAGAAAATTATGGCAATCCGACCATTAAAGGATGGCGTGATTGCAGATTATGACCTTACCACTGAACTTCTAAAGCATATCATGAGAAAAGCTTCAAAAAAAATGGGCTTTGCACTTCGGAAGCCAAATGTAGTAATCTGCACACCTTCTGGATCAACAAGTGTTGAAAGAAGGGCTATTCAAGACGCCGTGAGAAATGCGGGCGCAAAGAAAATCCAGTTAATTGAAGAACCTGTAGCAGCTGCGATTGGCGCCGGAATGCCTGTTGATGAGCCAGTAGCCAATGTAGTTGTTGATATTGGCGGAGGTAATACAGAGGTAGCGATTATATCATTCGGGGGAGTTGTGTCCTGTCATTCCATTAAAATTGGCGGAGACCGTCTCGATGAAGAAATCATTCAATATGTCCGCAAGGAATATAATGTGTTGATTGGCGATAGAACAGCTGAAAATGTAAAAATGGAAATTGGTTATGCGTTGGTTGATCACGAAGAGCTTCACATGGAAGTACGCGGTCGTGACCTTGTGACAGGATTACCAAAGACCGTTACCCTATCATCCTATGAAATTAGAAATGCTTTGAAAGAATCGTTATCTCATATATTAGAAGCAATCCGTGCAACACTTGAGGACTGCCCTGCCGAACTAAGCGGAGACATTGTCGACCGCGGTGTGATCTTAACGGGCGGCGGTGCATTAATGAAGGGAATGGAAGAATGGCTAAGTAAAGAAATCTTTGTTCCTGTACAATTAGCAGAAAATCCGCTTGAATCCGTTGCAATCGGAACGGGACAAGCCCTGAAATACATGCATAAGCTGCCAGCTGCAGTGAGATAG